The Ptychodera flava strain L36383 chromosome 3, AS_Pfla_20210202, whole genome shotgun sequence region AAGGAAACAACTTTCTAATATCTGCAATATATTTGTTTGGCTACATCTATGTCACGAGCGAGTAATCGCACGAATCAATCAATTCCCTGATCTCGCAAATAAACAAAGCAAGACAAATACAACATGATTTGTAATCCAGCGTGTTTGTTATACGAGAACGAACATTATTCCCTCACTGGAGATCTTGGCATACCGATTTTGTATGTCCGCAGTTTATTAAGCAAGCCAACCAATTCAGGATACTGAATATTCACCTTATCACGCTGCACGTTCAaaattttggtgatacttttgaGACTACGCTTACCTAACGTAGTGATCTCCCACAATACAATGCCAAAGGACCAGACGTCACTCATCGTTGAATACTCCCCCGAAAAAAGTGTTTCCGGTGCAAACCATCGTGTTGGCAGGCGTATCTTACGCTGAAACGCGATTGATGTCGACTAAGAATCATGATAACTAGTAACCCTCTTCATGACAGTCAAACTGATAACATATATGCAAAGTTTCAGGCGCCCCTTCAGACCGGTCTATAAATgccatttgttttatttatttatacggCATATGCAACGTCGCATATGAGACAGAAATTAACCATAACATCCCAGAAGCGATATAAACAAATGTAACAGTTCTAAACGTTTTGATAACCCCTATCCTTTGcttctgtgtgtttgtttgattgACATTTACGTTGTTCGAATGACCAATTTCATGTGTCAATATTAATTAACAATCTATTCACAAGACCATTACATCAATAATGCAAAGTGAAACACAATATATTACGAAATATTTGTTTACCTCTTTAACTCTGATAGCTTCAATGTCTTTGTCACCTCTGAGACCGATATTTGACAACTTACAGGTGCGCTTGTCGTTCGTCAGAAGAACCGTCTTAGCTGCAAGCTCCCCGTGTACAAACTGTATTCATTAAAGGgttaaatatattaaaatttccATAACGCAATCTACCTAATTGCAGGAGAATTGTCAAGAGACAAAGAATCGATTTCAATATGTatctaatgaaaaaaaaacacatagcACCGATTCTGCAGGTTACAAATTGTATACTGTGACGGTTGATGCTTCAGCATGATTCAAATAACTTCAAGCAGGAATTTAATTCATGAAAAGATGCATTCGCGCAGGCAGAAATGAAGAAATGGATGAGGTTATACTCACTGGAGGCAAAGTTGGCGATGCTTTGCAAAAAATTATTAGAAATACTAACCGACTTAGATGCGAGATACTGCATCCCGATAGCAATCTGCCGTCCAAAAGAGACGAGATCTTTACTTTTGATAACCCACTTCATTAGGGCTGCGTTCGCGTAGTCACTCGTCCTTTCTCGCCGATAATCTCGCAGGTACTTCAGTAGGTTTCCTTGACCCATTAACTCCATGATGACGTAAATGGGTTCTGCAATGACATTTTTAGacagttttgaattttcacATATTGCAATCAGACCGTCACGGTGGACTATTAGAACAAAGAATGGACAAGCGTCCATAATACGTTGTAggtttaaggtagtgtgcgcttTGACATTAAAAGACTTTAACTGTAGCTCAAATTTCCACTAAGGAATTTTCAGCCattcacattcaaaatcaagaat contains the following coding sequences:
- the LOC139126160 gene encoding tyrosine kinase receptor Cad96Ca-like; its protein translation is MAELKILQRIEPHRNILPLLGCCTEEEPIYVIMELMGQGNLLKYLRDYRRERTSDYANAALMKWVIKSKDLVSFGRQIAIGMQYLASKSFVHGELAAKTVLLTNDKRTCKLSNIGLRGDKDIEAIRVKERKIRLPTRWFAPETLFSGEYSTMSDVWSFGIVLWEITTLGKRSLKSITKILNVQRDKVNIQYPELVGLLNKLRTYKIGMPRSPVRE